From Phacochoerus africanus isolate WHEZ1 chromosome 13, ROS_Pafr_v1, whole genome shotgun sequence, a single genomic window includes:
- the SMIM2 gene encoding small integral membrane protein 2, protein MGAGRSLGSGLMPARLPHREVETRGHAISILFSFWTSFICDTYVALAWNNRIKCGPGASSSSDYSHPRIQQNRRQGHAKED, encoded by the coding sequence atgggggcaggaaggagcttGGGGAGCGGACTGATGCCAGCCAGGCTGCCTCACAGGGAGGTAGAAACACGTGGCCATGCCATCAGCATCCTGTTCAGCTTTTGGACAAGTTTCATCTGTGACACCTACGTAGCCCTTGCTTGGAACAACAGGATTAAATGTGGCCCTGGTGCTAGCTCCTCTTCTGATTACTCACACCCCAGGATACAGCAGAACAGAAGGCAAGGCCATGCAAAAGAGGACTAA